One segment of Labrus mixtus chromosome 10, fLabMix1.1, whole genome shotgun sequence DNA contains the following:
- the LOC132982001 gene encoding protocadherin alpha-C2-like: MGHIVTMEPFERYVLLVILVSFIHHISASVTHYSIPEEMKEGSVVANLATDLSLDVKTLKQRKMRLDIIASKKYLDVNKETGELYVVEKIDRENICNTKSSVSCYLKLEIILETPVRIFNIEVEILDINDNAPQFRRDVIHLDISEATPKGERFSLSNAVDPDVGSNSVKTYHLSESEYFNIEVQTGRDGSKFAEFILKKDLDREKTDVHNLILTAVDGGIPARSGTASVIVRVLDTNDNTPTFDKINYNIHIMENSPIGSLVIHLNATDLDEGSNSDLTYSYSLYTSEKTQETFHLNPSTGEITVKGMLNYEDFRIYDMEVIATDKGANSLSGQCTIKILVEDMNDNHPEISIKSFQSPVNENIDLDTVIAVVSVSDKDSGDNGVVDLHIPDNMPFKLRESSDNYYELVVSEPLDREKVPEYDITFTVTDRGSPPLSDNETMTLELLDVNDNVPQFSQSFYTIRVMENNAPGALLSSLSAFDPDLHENQYLVYFILEKEISNTSMSMLFSINPENGNLYALKTFDYEIEKDFLFHIEARDSGSPPLSSNVTVHIIIVDQNDNAPVIVSPWRAHGSVVEEKIPRSTEKGSLVAKVIALDTDSVHNSRITYQFLQVTDATLFSLDQYNGEIRTMRMFSYRDPRHQRLVVIAKDNGEPALSATVTIKLSTMETAVKAFSDMTEVPLEYDIFSDLNLYLVIGLGSVSFLLLITILVTIVLKCQKVKPSKAAAPCRNSVISERNSTIADSTLVSNDAYWYSLFLAETRKGKLVVRQPVPKGSRYIVSSLPRGTGLTDTSDSAASTLQVRGQK; encoded by the coding sequence ATGGGACACATTGTAACAATGGAGCCTTTCGAAAGGTACGTGCTGCTCGTTATTCTTGTCTCGTTTATTCATCACATATCGGCTTCAGTAACTCATTATTCGATAccagaagaaatgaaagaaggaTCAGTCGTTGCCAATCTTGCCACCGATCTAAGCCTGGATGTTAAAACACTAAAGCAACGGAAGATGAGACTTGATATCATCGCAAGTAAGAAATATCTGGACGTGAATAAAGAGACTGGGGAACTATATGTTGTCGAGAAGATCGACAGAGAAAACATTTGCAATACCAAGTCATCAGTGTCGTGTTATCTCAAACTTGAAATAATACTAGAAACCCCGGTGCGAATCTTTAACATAGAAGTAGAAATTTTAGATATTAACGACAACGCCCCACAATTTCGACGAGACGTTATCCACCTAGACATATCTGAAGCTACGCCAAAAGGAGAAAGATTCTCTCTCAGTAATGCAGTGGATCCTGATGTCGGAAGCAATTCAGTAAAAACATACCATCTAAGTGAAAGTGAATATTTCAATATTGAAGTCCAGACGGGACGAGATGGGTCTAAATTTGCCGAATTCATATTAAAAAAGGACTTAGATCGAGAGAAAACGGATGTTCATAATTTAATTCTCACCGCTGTAGATGGAGGAATACCTGCTCGGTCTGGTACTGCAAGTGTTATTGTTCGTGTTTTAGACACGAATGATAACACTCCAACGTTTgacaaaataaattacaatataCACATTATGGAAAATTCTCCCATTGGGAGCCTAGTTATTCATCTTAATGCCACAGACTTAGATGAGGGATCTAATTCTGATTTAACATACTCATACAGTTTATATacatcagagaaaacacaagaaacatttCATCTGAATCCTTCCACTGGTGAAATTACTGTTAAAGGAATGTTGAACTATGAAGACTTCAGGATTTATGATATGGAAGTTATAGCAACAGACAAAGGAGCCAATAGTTTGTCAGGACAATGTACCATAAAGATTCTGGTGGAAGACATGAATGACAACCACCCAGAAATATCTATTAAGTCATTTCAGAGTCCAGTCAATGAAAACATAGATTTAGACACAGTCATAGCTGTAGTTAGTGTCAGTGACAAAGACTCAGGTGACAATGGGGTGGTTGATCTTCACATTCCTGATAATATGCCTTTCAAACTGAGGGAGTCCTCTGATAACTATTATGAATTAGTGGTGTCAGAGCCGTTAGACCGTGAGAAGGTCCCAGAATATGACATCACTTTCACTGTGACAGACAGAGGTTCTCCTCCTTTATCTGACAATGAAACTATGACGTTAGAGCTGCTGGATGTCAATGACAATGTGCCTCAGTTCTCTCAGTCATTTTACACGATACGTGTGATGGAGAATAACGCACCTGGGGCCCTGCTCAGCTCCCTTTCTGCGTTTGACCCTGACCTCCATGAAAACCAGTATCTAGTTTATTTCATCCTGGAGAAGGAGATATCCAACACCTCCATGTCCATGCTGTTCTCCATCAACCCAGAGAACGGCAATCTTTACGCACTGAAAACTTTTGACTATGAGATTGAGAAGGATTTTCTTTTCCACATCGAGGCCAGAGACTCTGGCTCTCCTCCACTCAGCAGTAATGTCACGGTCCACATCATCATTGTGGACCAGAACGACAACGCTCCGGTCATTGTGTCTCCGTGGCGCGCGCACGGCTCGGTGGTGGAGGAAAAGATCCCCAGGTCCACCGAAAAAGGCTCTCTGGTTGCCAAGGTGATAGCCTTAGATACAGACTCGGTGCACAACTCTCGGATTACCTACCAGTTTCTACAGGTGACTGACGCCACCTTGTTCAGTCTGGACCAGTACAACGGAGAGATCCGGACTATGAGGATGTTCAGCTACAGAGATCCGCGCCACCAGAGACTGGTTGTTATTGCTAAAGACAACGGAGAGCCTGCTCTGTCTGCTACAGTCACCATCAAGCTGTCCACAATGGAGACTGCCGTTAAGGCCTTCTCTGACATGACTGAGGTACCTCTGGAGTACGACATCTTCTCAGACCTGAACCTGTATTTGGTCATCGGTCTGGGCTCTGTGTCATTTCTCCTGCTCATCACCATATTGGTCACCATCGTGCTCAAGTGTCAGAAAGTCAAGCCCAGCAAAGCTGCTGCTCCCTGCAGGAACAGTGTGATCAGTGAGAGGAACTCCACCATCGCAGACTCCACTCTGGTCTCCAACGATGCTTACTGGTACAGTCTGTTTCTAGCAGAGACCAGGAAAGGAAAGCTGGTGGTCAGACAGCCTGTGCCAAAGGGCTCCAGATACATCGTGTCCAGTTTACCAAGAGGAACAGGACTGACAGACACGAGTGACTCAGCAGCCTCCACTCTGCAGGTAAGAGGCCAAAAATGA